The genomic stretch ttattgtgcgactggacagatacctgttacggtggctagagctttcgaatactgcgcgaacctttgatggtcttaaggacttgatcgtgaaagaacaatttattgactcttgccctaaggatttggcaattcacctgcgagaaagggcacctgagactctagcaaagattgcgaagatcgctgtccagtacttggaggctcatggtaaacatttgttcagctcagcgggcagaaagccaacagtgcagcctgagagggacgaagccaagaatacgcagattaatccaccagctctgcattgctttaagtgcaacacccgaggtcataaagctgtcaactgcccaaccctaacaaagaagtgttttctgtgtggcaagcagggacatgaagctagaaactgtcgatcaggtggacgcagatcaggaggacaaagtagggatggtaaccctgtgcagcgtggtcaagtgagtgccagttgtttagttcagccacctcaggttaaacctactgatgaagaagttaaggcctgtattaaagatgataggctgctgttagcctgtggtaagaagattccattgttgagtagtgcttgtgttgaaccgttgactggagtgagaagtaaaatgcctgtcgtgaaaggtagagttggagagaagcctgttgatgtcctgagagatactggttgtagtggagttgcagtaaagagggaccttgtgtctgaggatcagtttactggcgaatttaatgttatgctgctcattgacaatacggcaaggaaagttcccatcgcaaagattgatgttgatacaccttatctcaagggccaagtggaagcgcagtgtcttcccgatgctgtttatgatttaattattggtaatgtaccaggcgcaagagccgctgacgacccagacccaagctggcaagttcctgtacaagaagcttgtgctgtaaccacgagaagtcaagctaagaaagctggagaacatattccgttgaaggtaccgggTACCAAAggaagtcctgtagttgatagagaaaagcaaatgcagcgtgatgacgagagcctacagaaattttgggagaaagatgacatAGTTgcgagaggccaggctgagacttcatttgaagtgaaaggtggagttctgtaccgcgtccacaagcacccttatgtgaacagaggtaaacccctgaagcaggttatggttcctgtgcagctgagaagtcgaataatggaactagcgcacggatcgatcatgggaggtcacatgggaataaaga from Montipora capricornis isolate CH-2021 chromosome 12, ASM3666992v2, whole genome shotgun sequence encodes the following:
- the LOC138025541 gene encoding uncharacterized protein, producing the protein MEMEKLLQMGKEFGLEGEKLLEFVERQQKLEEEKQEKRRQLEEEREEKRRRALLSGRALEGYSRLSEEAAQDYDRVKLALMKRYDLTEDGYRRKFRASKPEVDESPEQFIVRLDRYLLRWLELSNTARTFDGLKDLIVKEQFIDSCPKMPVVKGRVGEKPVDVLRDTGCSGVAVKRDLVSEDQFTGEFNVMLLIDNTARKVPIAKIDVDTPYLKGQVEAQCLPDAVYDLIIGNVPGARAADDPDPSWQVPVQEACAVTTRSQAKKAGEHIPLKVPGTKGSPVVDREKQMQRDDESLQKFWEKDDIVARGQAETSFEVKGGVLYRVHKHPYQEIPHINVPIEALFQDKQELTTCQRMVKEGQMYHGLNYVYKKNSGSYLVQFETVNLIHLALERFNILSNTGMWVMLL